Part of the Hevea brasiliensis isolate MT/VB/25A 57/8 chromosome 16, ASM3005281v1, whole genome shotgun sequence genome is shown below.
TTGATCCTAAACCGGCCCATGGCATTACACTGAAGCATTGTGCATCACCCTGAAGTTACAGCGTTTCGTATGCCAAATTCTCTTTACTTCAGAAGTACAAACTacaatacagctccaatttcaacaaTTCTTTCATATTTCTCTCTCAATTTCACCAATTcgattgagttttggtatcagtGGCTGCCAAAAAATGATAGCTGCAGTTTCATGCGTTCCGAAGGGGTTTCCATGTCTGGCCCAGCGGTGGCGGAACGGTTTACTTGTTTGTTTTCATTTACTCTGTTTTTTAGGAGGAAATTATCAAATTCTTTACTCAATAACGCTAATCCTTTGTGATCAAGGGATTGCATTCAAGAAGTTTTTGATGCATACTCTTGGTTTATGCATTGGAGATAGTGGCAGTAAGGAAGATATGAAGATGGATGTTGATACTGGCCGGCAGACTGATGAACTAATCCACGCATTTGTTGTAGCACTTGGTAGAACTCACAAAAatgacaattcaatcaccaagttTATTGACATAGGTGATGGCCTCGGGGAACTTGACATGGAACGTTATGAGGACGACGACGAAGGTATCCTGGGAATGTGTCtagttttctttctttcttatctGGTATTTACTTATTATTTATCTattatgttttgagaaatgaaaaggagtGCGTGTGGCCACTATGTTGGCCAGTTGGAAAGTTAGGATTGATTGTTTAATTGTTGATTAATGCTGATTATGTTATCATTAAATCTGTGGATTGTAGTTGTTTAATTTGTTGGGCAACTGTTTTTGTTTATGCTGAATGATATTTTGCGACTACCTTCATAATGTGTATGCAACTAATGGTGCATCTGTGAATCTTGGGCATTGAACTATTCAGCACAGGTCATGGTACCTGTACTACCCAAGCAATGATATGGACCCCTATCCAAAAGATAAGAATGTAAGTTTGACCAAGGATGTAAGTTTGACCACTTTTGTATAATTTCTTTATCTTGGGCATCTATGGTAGGACAAGTTTTATTCAGGACGATGATTCCGAAGAGCTTAAGGACGTGACCTTTAAACCAAAGGATGCCATCATAATTTGTTCACGTAATGAGGATGAATGCAGTCACCTTGAGGCATCTAACTTTGATTTGGAGTTggatatctctctctctctctctctctctctctctctctctctctattcagCACTCATCCTGTATGAGCAGGTTTGGATACTTGAAGTATCGGATGATGGTAATTCAAACATATATCCTGTGGGCATTCCCTCTATTTACAGCATGGCTTGATTGTCCGCTTGAAGGGGAAGAAAAAGGTATGATAATTCGTACACTTTTCATATAGCATCCAAAATTCTCTGTTGTGTTCTTGATATAGCTGTATCTCACTTTGTAATTGTATTATACCTTTAACCTTAATTTTTAGCAGTCGCTCTACTGATGTATGATTTGTGTGTCTTTGTAGGAAATTTTATAGCTGTGGGTTCAATGGACCATTCAATTGAAATATGGGACCTCAACAATGTATATGTCGATCATGTATTTGAATCTCAGAAAATTATAAGTTTATTAAGTCTTTAATGGATATGTTGTTACAGAGTCTCACAACTTCCCTTTCTCAGATTGATGAAGTGCAGCCATCTTGAGTTTTAGGTGGCATTtctgagaagaagaagaagacatgaAATAAAACCTGCTACTACATTCTGTTACAATTTTATCTTTTGATTTGGATTATTTAGGTTAAATGTCACAAAATACTTTTATAAGATATTGTAAAACAATAACACACTTCTTTATATGCAGTTCTGCTGTAGCATCCATGGACTTTCATTCCATCTATTGCAGTAGCAATGACTGCAACTTTTTGTGTTAGACAATAGACATCAACCAAATACAAAGAAGGCAGTCACACTGACTCCATACTTGCCTTGTGCGGAACGAACAGTTCAGGTTTGTTGAATAACAAACATTTCAGGTTTTTCCAGTCCTATTCTTGCTTCCCTGGAAAGCTAATTCTGGATTTACTGATCCAGTagctaattgaaaaaaaaaaaaaaagaaaagaaataaatgcAGGAATATCATTGCCAGTGCTAGTGCTGACCGACAAGTTAAAATTTGGGATATTGCTACTCGAAAGTATGATAATACCTTGGAGCATCATACAGACAAGGTAATAATATAGTGTTGTTTTATTGTATGTTATTTTGGCAACCTATTGGAATTTTGTGCTTTGCCTGATTTATCTGTTTTCTTTTGCTTCTTATACTCATCAAGACATTACACTGCATATGCATTACACCGACCCATCATTTTTcccaactccaaatgacatgcaGCCATCATAGGCTAACATGTATGTGATTACAGAATTGAACATGCACTGTTAAACACATTGTTAGAAAATgagcataaaatgcaaaatggaAAATAAAACCCCCTCCAAGTCCCCATCCCTACGGTCCAACATATGAACTTTATTTCTTCCAATATATCGGAGACAAGAGTTAAAGTGGATGTTTTCAGAATGTCTCCAGCAGGATTCTTTCATGATACAATCTTAGTTGATCTTTATGGTATGGAGAAACTCCAGACTATTTTGAttctaagttttttttattactgttttttttttttttaaatttttagatgTGGGTTATAAGTTTTTTACTTCATGTTATTACTTCCAGTTCTAGCAGTTGCATGGAATCATCATGAGCCGCAAGTTCTTGGTGGATCTTTTAATCTTTCAGTATTCATGGTAATAAAAAGTTGTGCTTATTCTGCTGTCTAATTTAAGTTGTTAGTAGAACTCAGAAGTAGAGAACTTCTTGTTTTCAAGTGACTCTTTAAGTGCTCAAAATTATGAACCTGTGTTTGAAAGTTCTATTCTTTGGAGATactttgatttatttatttatttttttttttttggaaatctGGAGATACTCTGTTTTTATTGCTATACTTATATGCATTGCAGAAGGATGAGAAAATGCCTAACACATCCTGGTTTTGAGTGGTCAGTCACAGCTGGCATTTAGAGCTTGGCATGGGATCCCCACATTAACACTTATCTGTGGTATGTTCTTCTTCCTTTCATTTGGGATTGTCTTATAGCTGATTTGAGTTCCTATTGTTCTTGTAAGCAAAGAAAGCTTGGAGGAGCATCATCTCTGTGCATGAAGTTTGTAATTAGTTTTTGCTTGTTCATACACTAAAATAAACTTATAGAGTTGATTGTTCTTTTAAGTGAGTCTTGAAGATGGTACAGTCCAAGGTTTTGATAACTGGGCTGTGAAGTCTGATTCACCTTCTGATTCAAAGCCAAGTTCTACTCTCCAAGCTCATGGCAAAGCTGTTTGCAGAGTCTCCTATAATCCTTCTGTGCCTAATGTGGGCATCTCTGTCTTCAACGCCATTTCTAATTAGGTATGCCCCACAAAAGATTGGGATCGGGCAGAACGAGTTTCCCCGTGgagatttttctttttatttttttttatttcaatatatcactataaagtataaatttgtatgttcaaaaataaattatatgttaGAAATATAAGATTTAAGCATgatcttaaaaataataaaatatacatattttttattaaaattataatagttaaaTATGTAAAAAATAAGTCAATTTTTtagttaataaattaataataatatcagGGCAGGGACTTTGCCCCGTACTATTGTACAATTGGAGAAAATTGATCAAGTGTGAAGCGGGTTGAGGCATGTTCAGGAACAATTGCTATCCCTACTTTTGCAGGCTTCCTTCTAGCTGGCGGTTTAGAAATGCTTCATGTAGTTTCAACGCTGCAGCTTATTTTGTGCAGGTAAAACTTTGGGATTTGTCAAACAACCAATCATCTTGTGTAGCATCAAGGAATCCTAAAGCAGTATGTGATTTAATCTCTCTTCTTTGTTCAACTTTTATTAGAAATTCGCCCGAGTTGGATTGTTACACTCTGTTCTGAATGTTCTTAGGGGGACGTCTTTTCCATTTCCTCTTCAGAGGACATACTTCTCTTGCCTGATGTAGGTGGTTCATTCAAAGGGCAAATTGGAAGCGAGTGCAAAGCCACTTGTGTAAATGGTTTTAAAGTCATCGATTAATGTCTGCTATATGGAATTTTTGCAGTAGACGCCGACATAATGTTACTAAAATTTGCAGGTCTGGGACACGTAAGATTTAATGATTACAGCAACCAAACTGGACTTTATCCTGAGTCACGATTGTAACTGGAAGTTGTCATGGTTTTTCAACGTAGAGAAAATATGGAATTATCTGAGGTCAGACTGACATGTAATTGATAAGgaaatcttataattttattttaaataaatatttatgaaaatgaaggaatgaattaattaaaatgaggGGTATCAATCAAGTTGATTGATTAAAATTGATTGATCAGGATGGTTAGGTTGTAATACATTATCTatgatattatattattattgagAAATTGAGTTGTGGAAGGTCGGACGGAAATTGGAAGGAAACTTCTACTTAGTTCGAGGGAGCTGAGGCCGGTTGAGGCAAGTTTAGCAAATTCACGTGCTTCACAATCTGATGATTTCAGTAGCTCCTACGTCATCATAGCTGGCTTGAAAAGattccatttttctttctttttttaataaaaaaaatatatgtcgCAACAAAATCGATTCACAAAATCAAATTTGAAAAAGGAAGTTGTcaatattgaaattattatacctTTCGGCCTAATTactgtaataaataaataaataaatgaattttatcacaattttttaaaataattaaattcttttcaatttttaatcaattaattttttaaaattagccGACAATACAGTAAAACAAAGAAAACTCAAAATCTAAATATATCCTTTCATTTTTGGATGTAATTAGATCCAACTCAAATCTAGTCTTATACGTCCCATAATCAGGACTTTAACACATATATAATTCACATGGAGAAAAGTCCTACCTAGAGACACATGTAATTTGCAGATAATGGGACCAGCGCAGTGAGACTTGTGAAGGGTGGGAATAGGGTATGGTGTGAACGCGTTTCGTCTTTTTatggaaaaaattttaattaaatattttatcttaTTCATTAtactaaattttaaatataaattttatattatatattaaatttaaataaataagatGTAAATAAAAATTTCCTAGAGCCTAATAAGCTGAACGAGCGTCCGAATCTTTAGGTTTGGAGAATGCCGCCTTTTAGTTGCATATTTTTGTCGCCAAGTTCCCTATAACTTTTCTGGAGGCTTCTCCATTTTTTCCCCCAAGCTACACCTCGCTCATCCCCTAACACATCCTACGGCTATGGTTCCCAGTCTCCATCCCTCAAATCTTTACTACTAGTCAACTAACTAATAGTAAAGATTTGAGGACAGGCGAATTAAATTATCCTATTATAATAAGTAAATTATTTGAaatcaaattatttaataattataattttatgagATAATAGAcatatcattttatataaattatttcattataatcacTAAATTTCCCCAGTCGCTTGTAAAAagctaatatatttttttatgaaatagagtattatttttatatatcctAAAAATATGCTATATTCTTCATCAAAATTTTATTAGGTATTCATATTATTTCGCTTATAATAAGTCACATCTTATAattcataatattattaaaattatatctacataaattaaaaatataaaatttaacgtGACttcatataaatttattttattaaataaatttattataaaaaaaataattatataattattaattatttttatcatcCCCACAAATCACTCACAAATCCCTAAAGAAACTCGCGAGTTTTCATTTCACCACTCGCAATTATTTTGGGCACATATATCACACCTTCTATTTTATGGCCATACAATCATATACAGGCCATGTACTAATTGAGTCCAATTTGGACTTACAAATTTCAATCCTAAAAGCAATTTGGTGATGACcgaattaattacaatttttttattattattttatttattttctttctaatataattctaattacacttcctaattaatttcaattcttaATTCTGAAGTCTAACAAATAACTAAATTTTTGTCACCTTATATTTTCCCATCTTCAGCCTATAAAACCCCCTTGCACCATCTTTAAGCTTGAGACGAGCGCACTACGAGTCGGTGCTTCTCTTTTCTTTAACTTGT
Proteins encoded:
- the LOC131169081 gene encoding uncharacterized protein LOC131169081, with the translated sequence MRSEGVSMSGPAVAERFTWIAFKKFLMHTLGLCIGDSGSKEDMKMDVDTGRQTDELIHAFVVALGRTHKNDNSITKFIDIGDGLGELDMERYEDDDEGILGMCLVFFLSYLHRSWYLYYPSNDMDPYPKDKNDDDSEELKDVTFKPKDAIIICSRNEDECSHLEYRMMVIQTYILWAFPLFTAWLDCPLEGEEKGNFIAVGSMDHSIEIWDLNNVYVDHSLTTSLSQIDEVQPS